The Plutella xylostella chromosome 12, ilPluXylo3.1, whole genome shotgun sequence genome includes a window with the following:
- the LOC105396636 gene encoding protein-L-isoaspartate(D-aspartate) O-methyltransferase isoform X1 encodes MNSLLRPNCGTLVFLSATLLLARMAWRSHGTNNADMVRNLKANGIIKSDSVYNAMLAVDRAHYCPNSPYVDAPQSIGYSATISAPHMHALALEQLKDHLLPGEKALDVGSGSGYLVACIANMVNETGQVIGIEHIPELVTLSVNNLNADKPDYLKSNRVKIVVGDGRLGYPEGAPYSAIHVGAAAPTIPEALIEQLKNGGRLVVPVGPRDGEQILTQIDKAMDGTTTLKKLMSVVFVPLTDKDNQLQAGASSRPRFARIARRILLYQYAKTVLRQRLENK; translated from the exons atgaatagtCTTTTAAGACCTAATTGTGGTACACTGGTTTTCCTTTCAGCAACACTGTTACTGGCCAGAATGGCTTGGAGAAGCCATGGCACTAACAACGCTGACATGGTCAGAAATCTTAAAG CTAATGGTATTATAAAATCAGACAGTGTGTATAATGCTATGTTAGCTGTGGACCGTGCTCATTATTGTCCAAATTCTCCTTATGTTGATGCTCCCCAGTCTATTGGATACTCTGCCACGATTAGTGCACCCCATATG CATGCACTGGCCTTAGAACAATTGAAGGACCACCTCCTCCCGGGTGAAAAGGCCTTAGATGTGGGATCAGGATCCGGCTACCTTGTGGCCTGCATAGCCAATATGGTGAATGAAACTGGGCAAGTGATCGGCATAGAGCATATACCAGAACTAGTCACACTTTCAGTTAACAATCTTAATGCTGACAAGCCTGACTACCTCAAGAGTAATAGAGTTAAAATAGTTG TTGGTGATGGCAGGCTGGGTTATCCCGAGGGTGCTCCATACAGTGCCATCCATGTTGGAGCCGCTGCACCTACAATACCTGAAGCT TTAATTGAACAATTGAAGAATGGTGGTCGACTCGTTGTACCAGTGGGGCCCAGAGATGGGGAGCAAATTCTGACACAG ATCGACAAAGCTATGGATGGCACCACGACGCTGAAGAAACTCATGAGTGTGGTCTTTGTCCCCCTCACGGATAAGGATAACCAACTAC AGGCGGGCGCCAGCTCCCGGCCTCGTTTCGCAAGGATTGCCAGGAGGATCCTCCTCTATCAATACGCGAAGACAGTCTTGCGACAACGGTTGGAGAATAAATAG
- the LOC105391721 gene encoding DNA repair endonuclease XPF, translating to MEKTEDEGLDDQTDLTVSKFPMLEYEKQIFIDVFEKDALLIMAKGLNYNAILSNLLWVYKDPGNLVLVINSGDHEEKYFMEKFNLNHLPTLGTEREKAYLEGGVHFVSTRILVVDLLKNRVPIAHITGIIVLRAHTILESCQEAFALRLYRQSNKTGFIKAFSNSPISFTFGYHQVEKVMRALFVTELFLWPRFHGVIIKCLSRRQAEVEELHLPMSGNTTHIQTCLLDIMNYTVKQLKSMNRTLDLQEITTENCITKKFHKVLQSQLDCVWHQLSTRTKEYIQDLKILRAMIINLIHDDAISFYALVSKYRTPEYARVNSGWILLDSAEQLFRLSKGRVFNLKNEFDPEPCPKWKCLTDLLIKDIPEEVKKKPNGNLNKTKILILCQDNKTCSQLNLYLTMGANKYLFYTAFRKEITINNLAPKFKDFKDSLPKEAKDKETQKSQGSNVDENNEDDEFDTTKSNYILTLAQVASQGDKKKNKDLEESMFEPISQMDHLDITQIEAEKPIICIQTFKENGNHFSLEHTLETLRPEYIILYHSDVAAVRQIEVFECRKKPEEAVCKIFLIMHDKTVEEQAYLTSLKREKQAFEMLIQTKSVMVVPTYQDGKTDEYFSKDDEAESEPTDTRQAGGQNTKKEKPVVIVDMREFRSDLPALLHKRGIAIEPVTIMIGDYILTPDICVERKSISDLIGSLNSGRLYTQCTQMCRNYTRPILLIEFDQNKPFHLQGHLVVSSDLSGADVQLKLQLLTIHFPRLKLVWSPSPYATADLFYELKQGRKNPIVADAMALSGENTAEDMNYERYNVQVHDFVRKLPGVTSKNLARVMNRGRSLDHLVTLDLKEIEGIVDNRNDAQTLHSILHVKSKPADVVSKEEKGFKGKYRGKFKGKSEKKT from the exons ATGGAAAAAACCGAGGATGAAGGACTTGATGATCAAACAGATTTAACGGTTTCAAAGTTTCCTATGCTAGAATATGAAAAACAAATCTTCATAGATGTATTTGAAAAAGACGCGCTTCTTATTATGGCTAA AGGTTTGAATTacaatgcaattttatcaaatCTTCTATGGGTATATAAAGATCCTGGCAATTTAGTTCTAGTTATAAACAGTGGTGAtcatgaagaaaaatattttatggaaaAGTTCAATCTTAACCATTTGCCCACATTGGGGACTGAaag AGAAAAGGCATACCTGGAAGGTGGCGTCCACTTCGTGTCCACCCGCATCCTGGTGGTGGATCTGTTGAAGAACCGGGTTCCTATTGCCCACATCACCGGCATCATTGTGTTGAGAGCTCACACTATTTTAGAATCTTGCCAGGAAGCTTTTGCTTTGAGGCTCTACAGGCAGAGCAATAAG ACAGGTTTCATCAAAGCATTCTCCAATTCACCAATATCCTTCACCTTTGGATATCACCAAGTAGAAAAAGTTATGAGAGCACTGTTTGTCACAGAACTGTTCTTATGGCCGAG ATTCCACGGCGTGATCATCAAGTGCCTGTCACGTCGTCAAGCGGAGGTGGAGGAGTTACACCTGCCCATGTCCGGCAACACCACGCACATACAGACCTGCCTGCTGGACATCATGAACTACACCGTCAAGCAGCTGAAGAGCATGAATAGGACCCTCGATCTGCAG GAGATAACCACAGAGAACTGCATAACAAAGAAGTTCCACAAGGTGCTGCAGTCACAGCTGGACTGCGTgtggcaccagctcagcaccCGGACCAAGGAGTACATCCAGGACCTCAAGATACTGCGCGCCATGATCAT TAACCTGATCCACGATGACGCTATTTCATTCTATGCGCTCGTGAGCAAGTACCGGACTCCTGAATACGCCAGAGTCAACTCGGGGTGGATACTGTTGGACTCGGCAGAGCAACTGTTCAGGCTATCTAAGGGAAGAGTTTTTAATCTCAAAAATG AATTTGATCCAGAACCGTGCCCTAAATGGAAATGTCTCACCGATTTATTAATCAAAGACATTCCAGAAGAAGTGAAGAAAAAACCAAACGGAAACTTGAACAAAACTAAAATCCTTATCCTGTGCCAAGACAACAAGACTTGCTcacaattaaatttgtaccttacTATGGGTGCCAATAAGTATCTATTTTACACGGCATTTAGAAAAGAGatcacaataaataatttagcacCTAAATTCAAAGACTTTAAGGATAGTTTACCTAAAGAGGcgaaagataaagaaacacaAAAGTCCCAAGGTTCTAATGTGGACGAAAATAATGAAGATGATGAATTTGATACTACTAAGTCAAATTATATCCTCACTTTAGCTCAAGTCGCCTCACAAGGagataaaaagaaaaacaaagatTTGGAGGAAAGCATGTTTGAGCCTATCTCTCAg ATGGACCACCTCGACATAACTCAAATCGAGGCCGAGAAACCCATAATCTGCATTCAAACATTCAAAGAAAACGGAAACCACTTCTCCTTAGAACACACATTGGAGACCCTACGTCCAGAATACATAATCCTATACCATAGTGACGTGGCGGCCGTGAGGCAGATTGAGGTGTTTGAGTGCCGGAAGAAGCCTGAAGAGGCGGTGTGCAAGATATTCCTGATCATGCACGACAAGACTGTAGAGGAGCAAGCATATTTGACGTCTTTGAAGAGGGAGAAGCAAGCTTTCGAGATGCTCATTCAGACTAAAAGC GTGATGGTGGTGCCAACATACCAAGATGGCAAGACCGACGAATACTTCAGTAAAGATGATGAAGCGGAGTCTGAACCAACGGACACTAGACAAGCTG GTGGACAAAACACGAAGAAAGAGAAGCCGGTGGTGATCGTGGACATGCGCGAGTTCCGCTCCGACCTGCCCGCGCTGCTGCACAAGCGGGGCATCGCCATCGAGCCCGTCACCATCATG ATAGGCGACTACATCCTGACACCAGACATCTGCGTGGAGCGCAAGTCGATCTCGGACCTGATCGGCTCGCTGAACTCGGGGCGCCTCTACACGCAGTGCACGCAGATGTGCCGCAACTACACCCGCCCCATACTGCTGATAGAGTTCGATCAGAACAAGCCCTTCCATTTGCAG GGCCACCTGGTGGTATCTAGCGACCTGTCCGGCGCGGACGTGCAGCTCAAGCTGCAGCTGCTCACCATCCACTTCCCGCGGCTCAAGCTGGTCTGGTCGCCGAGCCCCTACGCCACCGCCGACCTCTTCTACGAGCTTAAG CAAGGCCGCAAGAACCCAATCGTAGCGGACGCGATGGCGCTCAGCGGAGAGAACACGGCAGAAGACATGAACTACGAGCGCTACAACGTGCAAGTCCACGACTTCGTGAGGAAACTGCCCGGAGTCACCAGCAAGAACCTCGCGAGAGTCATGAATAGGGGACGCTCGCTCGACCATCTTGTCACGCTGGACTTG AAGGAGATAGAAGGAATAGTGGACAACAGAAATGATGCCCAGACCCTACACTCCATACTGCACGTGAAGTCTAAACCAGCAGACGTGGTTAGTAAAGAAGAAAAGGGATTCAAGGGAAAATACAGAGGCAAGTTCAAAGGAAAATCAGAGAAGAAAACTTGA
- the LOC105396635 gene encoding lipase 3: MWTGVVIFAFYQILHVSSIPPLLSSAVSEIGPAVQKAISNEDARLNFTALAGKYGYPTETHTVVTEDGYILTVFRLGRAGAAGCAGGARPPLLLVHGLLDSSDTYIVAGPGVGLGYVLADAGHDVWCLNHRGNRYSRRHVTLDPDADNQYWNFTRDEHGARDLPAVVDYMIDVTGSVTINYIGHSQGTTDFFILNSARPEYNCKFNLAICLAPVAWLHHIATESLQTLAKIGPEIKLAADVAGLKEFGAHGKLTNIAALGGCELSPNALCDAVINELTGSHAERIGANTLATALGHYPAGTSLKSLLGYGQGVNVDSFSRFDHGEAGNLAAYGSCAAPQYDVRRVSAPVALICADGDKLSVRRDVARLLHRLPNVVAFHLIPDPDWGHVDYVWGDRIPTVLMPKIHEYLNNY; this comes from the coding sequence ATGTGGACTGGAGTAGTAATTTTTGCCTTTTATCAAATACTCCATGTCTCTTCAATACCACCATTGCTCAGTTCTGCCGTATCCGAGATCGGACCGGCCGTGCAGAAAGCTATTTCCAACGAGGATGCCAGGCTCAACTTCACTGCGCTCGCGGGGAAGTATGGGTACCCGACGGAGACACACACGGTCGTGACCGAGGACGGGTACATCCTCACTGTGTTCCGCctggggcgcgcgggggcggcggggtgcgcggggggcgcgcggcCGCCGCTGCTGCTGGTGCACGGCCTGTTAGACAGCTCCGACACGTACATAGTTGCGGGCCCCGGCGTGGGCCTCGGCTATGTGCTAGCCGACGCCGGCCACGACGTGTGGTGCCTCAACCACCGCGGCAACCGCTACTCGCGCCGCCACGTCACCCTCGACCCTGACGCGGACAATCAGTACTGGAACTTCACTCGCGACGAGCACGGCGCGCGAGACCTGCCCGCCGTCGTCGACTACATGATCGACGTCACAGGCTCCGTCACAATTAACTACATCGGACACTCGCAGGGCACCACCGACTTCTTCATCCTCAATTCCGCGCGCCCTGAGTATAACTGCAAGTTCAACCTGGCCATCTGCCTCGCGCCCGTGGCGTGGCTTCACCACATCGCCACCGAATCGCTTCAGACTTTAGCCAAGATCGGGCCAGAAATCAAATTAGCTGCGGATGTAGCGGGTTTAAAAGAGTTTGGGGCTCACGGTAAATTGACCAATATAGCGGCTTTAGGTGGCTGCGAGCTTTCGCCGAATGCTTTGTGCGATGCAGTGATAAATGAGTTGACGGGTTCGCATGCGGAGCGAATAGGTGCGAATACGTTGGCGACGGCGCTGGGGCATTACCCGGCGGGCACGTCCTTGAAGAGCCTTCTCGGGTACGGACAGGGGGTGAACGTGGACTCGTTCTCGCGGTTCGACCACGGGGAGGCGGGGAACCTGGCGGCGTACGGCTCGTGTGCCGCTCCGCAGTACGACGTGCGTCGCGTGAGTGCTCCCGTGGCGCTTATTTGCGCGGACGGCGACAAGCTGTCGGTGCGGCGCGACGTGGCGAGACTCCTGCATCGACTGCCCAACGTCGTCGCCTTTCATCTCATACCGGACCCAGACTGGGGACACGTCGACTACGTCTGGGGCGACAGGATCCCCACTGTGCTCATGCCGAAAATACAtgagtatttaaataattattaa
- the LOC105396636 gene encoding protein-L-isoaspartate(D-aspartate) O-methyltransferase isoform X3: MNSLLRPNCGTLVFLSATLLLARMAWRSHGTNNADMVRNLKANGIIKSDSVYNAMLAVDRAHYCPNSPYVDAPQSIGYSATISAPHMHALALEQLKDHLLPGEKALDVGSGSGYLVACIANMVNETGQVIGIEHIPELVTLSVNNLNADKPDYLKSNRVKIVVGDGRLGYPEGAPYSAIHVGAAAPTIPEALIEQLKNGGRLVVPVGPRDGEQILTQIDKAMDGTTTLKKLMSVVFVPLTDKDNQLRPWR; encoded by the exons atgaatagtCTTTTAAGACCTAATTGTGGTACACTGGTTTTCCTTTCAGCAACACTGTTACTGGCCAGAATGGCTTGGAGAAGCCATGGCACTAACAACGCTGACATGGTCAGAAATCTTAAAG CTAATGGTATTATAAAATCAGACAGTGTGTATAATGCTATGTTAGCTGTGGACCGTGCTCATTATTGTCCAAATTCTCCTTATGTTGATGCTCCCCAGTCTATTGGATACTCTGCCACGATTAGTGCACCCCATATG CATGCACTGGCCTTAGAACAATTGAAGGACCACCTCCTCCCGGGTGAAAAGGCCTTAGATGTGGGATCAGGATCCGGCTACCTTGTGGCCTGCATAGCCAATATGGTGAATGAAACTGGGCAAGTGATCGGCATAGAGCATATACCAGAACTAGTCACACTTTCAGTTAACAATCTTAATGCTGACAAGCCTGACTACCTCAAGAGTAATAGAGTTAAAATAGTTG TTGGTGATGGCAGGCTGGGTTATCCCGAGGGTGCTCCATACAGTGCCATCCATGTTGGAGCCGCTGCACCTACAATACCTGAAGCT TTAATTGAACAATTGAAGAATGGTGGTCGACTCGTTGTACCAGTGGGGCCCAGAGATGGGGAGCAAATTCTGACACAG ATCGACAAAGCTATGGATGGCACCACGACGCTGAAGAAACTCATGAGTGTGGTCTTTGTCCCCCTCACGGATAAGGATAACCAACTAC GTCCTTGGCGTTGA
- the LOC105396636 gene encoding protein-L-isoaspartate(D-aspartate) O-methyltransferase isoform X2, which translates to MNSLLRPNCGTLVFLSATLLLARMAWRSHGTNNADMVRNLKANGIIKSDSVYNAMLAVDRAHYCPNSPYVDAPQSIGYSATISAPHMHALALEQLKDHLLPGEKALDVGSGSGYLVACIANMVNETGQVIGIEHIPELVTLSVNNLNADKPDYLKSNRVKIVVGDGRLGYPEGAPYSAIHVGAAAPTIPEALIEQLKNGGRLVVPVGPRDGEQILTQIDKAMDGTTTLKKLMSVVFVPLTDKDNQLQSNVIHRFVARVARRMLR; encoded by the exons atgaatagtCTTTTAAGACCTAATTGTGGTACACTGGTTTTCCTTTCAGCAACACTGTTACTGGCCAGAATGGCTTGGAGAAGCCATGGCACTAACAACGCTGACATGGTCAGAAATCTTAAAG CTAATGGTATTATAAAATCAGACAGTGTGTATAATGCTATGTTAGCTGTGGACCGTGCTCATTATTGTCCAAATTCTCCTTATGTTGATGCTCCCCAGTCTATTGGATACTCTGCCACGATTAGTGCACCCCATATG CATGCACTGGCCTTAGAACAATTGAAGGACCACCTCCTCCCGGGTGAAAAGGCCTTAGATGTGGGATCAGGATCCGGCTACCTTGTGGCCTGCATAGCCAATATGGTGAATGAAACTGGGCAAGTGATCGGCATAGAGCATATACCAGAACTAGTCACACTTTCAGTTAACAATCTTAATGCTGACAAGCCTGACTACCTCAAGAGTAATAGAGTTAAAATAGTTG TTGGTGATGGCAGGCTGGGTTATCCCGAGGGTGCTCCATACAGTGCCATCCATGTTGGAGCCGCTGCACCTACAATACCTGAAGCT TTAATTGAACAATTGAAGAATGGTGGTCGACTCGTTGTACCAGTGGGGCCCAGAGATGGGGAGCAAATTCTGACACAG ATCGACAAAGCTATGGATGGCACCACGACGCTGAAGAAACTCATGAGTGTGGTCTTTGTCCCCCTCACGGATAAGGATAACCAACTAC AGTCGAATGTAATTCACCGCTTCGTCGCGAGGGTTGCCAGGCGAATGCTCCGCTAA
- the LOC105391712 gene encoding NADH dehydrogenase [ubiquinone] 1 subunit C2, whose translation MASHLSAIELLKRGDDDRIKPYLNQYWPYVLGSTLGFCTGMLINFGTKRPIYSGLQKHAACMAIWSASLHIVQKKRDAYFAERDAVLRHYIELHPEDFVEPERKKLADVLEPWIPIR comes from the exons ATGGCTTCTCATTTGTCTGCCATTGAACTTTTAAAGAGAGGAGATGATGACAGAATTAagccatacctcaaccagtaCTGGCCCTACGTGTTGGGCAGTACATTGGGCTTCTGCACGGGCATGCTTATCAACTTTGGCACCAAGCGACCAATATACAGCG GTCTCCAAAAGCATGCAGCCTGTATGGCAATCTGGTCAGCATCCCTGCACATAGTCCAGAAAAAACGTGATGCCTACTTTGCCGAAAGAGATGCTGTACTGAGGCACTACATTGAATTACACCCTGAGGACTTTGTTGAACCTG AGAGGAAGAAACTTGCTGATGTCTTGGAACCATGGATCCCAATTCGTTAA
- the LOC105391719 gene encoding lipase 3 has translation MAVESFTTVYLVLVIVGLNYNYAFANIFSLKEAIGYNEDALLNFTGLATKYGYKSEQHVVITEDGYILSLFRISNKTCRGGRKPLPLVLMHGLLDSSDSFIIAGPEAGLAYRLADACHDVWCPNHRGNRYSRNHLTLNHEEDPEYWNFSYDEHGTRDLPAIVDYVLNVTAAASINYLGHSQGTTDFFILNSVRPDYNRKFNLAICLAPVAWLYHLFSPLLRLLAKYEREIGTALRAVGVYELLGRNQPIPDKLLELFCQYIPEVLCGSTFFLVTGVNPSNIRRDILRGIVGHYPSASSVKNLLHFAQAVNVNSFRRFDYESEGANMAVYGTRSPPEYNVTNVNVRVALLRGEGDFLVSMQDVDTLYSQLPNVIDYYVMPEKDWSHFDFVWGKRIPDQLLPKVFEYLDLYAA, from the coding sequence ATGGCTGTGGAGTCCTTTACAACAGTTTATCTAGTCCTTGTAATAGTTggtttaaattacaattatgCATTCGCAAACATATTCTCTTTGAAGGAAGCAATAGGGTACAACGAAGATGCACTTTTGAATTTTACTGGGCTTGCAACGAAGTACGGGTACAAATCGGAACAACACGTTGTCATCACGGAGGATGGATACATTCTGTCTTTATTTCGTATTTCGAACAAGACGTGTCGGGGAGGAAGGAAGCCTTTACCACTGGTCCTGATGCACGGGCTGCTGGACAGTTCGGACTCGTTCATCATCGCCGGGCCCGAGGCGGGGCTCGCGTACCGGCTGGCCGACGCCTGCCACGACGTGTGGTGCCCCAACCACCGCGGGAACCGCTACTCCCGGAACCACCTCACTTTGAACCACGAAGAAGACCCAGAATACTGGAACTTCAGCTATGACGAGCACGGCACCCGTGATCTCCCCGCCATCGTCGACTACGTGCTAAATGTCACAGCGGCCGCCTCCATCAACTACCTCGGACACTCGCAGGGCACCACCGACTTCTTCATCCTCAACTCCGTGCGCCCCGACTACAACCGCAAGTTCAACCTGGCCATTTGCCTCGCGCCCGTGGCGTGGCTCTACCATTTGTTCAGCCCACTGCTACGACTACTAGCGAAATACGAACGAGAAATTGGGACCGCTTTAAGAGCAGTGGGAGTATACGAGTTGCTGGGCAGGAATCAACCAATACCAGACAAACTGCTAGAATTATTTTGCCAGTATATTCCGGAAGTTCTTTGTGGCTCTACTTTCTTTCTAGTAACTGGTGTAAATCCTTCGAATATTCGCCGGGATATTCTGAGAGGTATAGTTGGCCATTATCCTAGTGCAAGTTCTGTTAAGAACTTATTGCATTTCGCGCAAGCAGTCAATGTGAACTCATTTCGGCGGTTTGATTATGAAAGTGAGGGTGCTAATATGGCGGTGTACGGAACACGCTCTCCCCCTGAGTACAATGTGACCAACGTGAATGTGAGAGTGGCTCTGCTACGTGGCGAGGGTGACTTTCTAGTTTCTATGCAAGACGTCGATACTTTATATTCTCAGCTACCTAACGTCATTGATTACTATGTGATGCCTGAAAAGGACTGGAGTCATTTTGATTTTGTATGGGGAAAAAGGATACCTGACCAACTTTTACCCAAGGTTTTTGAGTATTTAGATTTGTACGCTGCATAG